Proteins encoded in a region of the Sterolibacterium denitrificans genome:
- a CDS encoding adenine methyltransferase — protein MLYELLLKLGLDLCVPIERRRIEGMDVHAVGGGVLMACLAEQITREQAEPLALGLITWHKALAPAGDTTCVFRDSAFADDVAKTNLAAILEQHGIQNVRSI, from the coding sequence GTGCTCTATGAACTTTTGCTCAAGCTCGGCCTTGATCTGTGCGTGCCCATCGAACGGCGCCGCATCGAAGGCATGGACGTTCATGCCGTGGGCGGTGGTGTGCTGATGGCCTGCCTGGCGGAGCAAATTACCCGCGAGCAGGCGGAGCCGCTCGCCTTGGGGCTCATTACCTGGCACAAGGCGCTGGCTCCCGCTGGCGACACCACTTGCGTATTCCGCGACAGCGCCTTCGCCGACGACGTGGCCAAGACCAACCTCGCCGCCATTCTGGAACAGCACGGCATCCAGAACGTGCGCAGCATTTAA